A window of Anaerobaca lacustris genomic DNA:
CCCCGCCCGGCAGTGGCACCGTAGCCGGCGCCGATGACCCAGTAGGTGTACCAAACCTGGGAGGCGAAGCCGCCGGCGCCCCAGCCCAGGACGGGCAGGATCTCCTGCCATGTGCTGTCGCCGACGCCTTCGGTGGCGGAGGCCCACTCCGGCACGGCCGGCAGCGTGCCCGTCAATCCGGCGGCCAGTTCGGCGAAGCTCGGGAAGACGTGGTAGGCGATGTACATCGCTCCGATGACGATGACGAGCACGAACAGGCTCATGACGATCTTGAGCACGTCGAAGGTCCCTGACCACGCGATGGCCACGGCAAACAGGATCGCGGCCAGCCCGCAGAGTCTCATGTCGATGCATGGCACGAGGCTGTGGAGGAACGTGCCGGCCGCCGTCGCCAAGGCCCCGGTGGACATCACGGCGCAGAAGAGCTGGACCACCAGAACGATCCAGACGACCCAGTGACGCGGGCCGGGCATGCGGTCGAACATATCGACCATTCCTTCGCCCGTGCAGACGGTGTAGCGAGCGCCGGCCACGCCGATCCAGAACTTCAGGAACACGCCGAGGACCACGGCCCATAGAACGGCGGTGCCGAGGATCGCGCCGGTGCGGGTGGCGATGACGACCTCGCCGGAGCCGATGTATTCGGCCGCCCAGACCATGCTCGGACCGACCACGAGCAGGATGCCCAGCCCCCTCGGAGCGATCGGAACGTTCAAGTCACTCGCCTGTGTGTCGTCTTGCGCCATAGGCTGCGTCCGTCCCTATGCGGGTCTCTCTGGGCCTTCGACCGTGGGTCACAGGGTAGTGGTTCGCTGTCGCTGTGTCCACAGAATTCCGGAACGCTCTTTGCCGGATGCGGTACAAAGGCACTATACTGCACACGCGTCGGACGCGCAGACGTCCATCACAGGAAGTCTCAAATGAAAAGGAGGTCACAGAGATGAGCAGGCACTTCACTTTGGCATTCGTCACGATCCTGCTGGTATTGCCGTCGTCGGCGCCGGCGGACGTGGGACACGGCAGCGATCTGTTCGGGCTGGCCCGCGTGCAGAGCGGGATGCGCACCCGGCGGGTCAGCAGCTACGACCGCACGGGCGGCAACAACGACCGCTTCGAGCGGATCCAGGACGGGCAGACGCGCGAGTTGTTTAACGTTCGGGGGGCGGGGATCATCAACCATATCTGGATTACGATCGCGCCGCCGCCGGAGCAACTAAGCCGCAACGACATTATCCTCCGCATGTACTGGGACGGCAACGAATTCCCTTCGGTCGAGTCGCCCATCGGCCCGTTCTTCGGGCAGGGGTGGAACGAGAGCTATCCGTTCGTGAGCCTGCCGCTGGCGGTCGGCCCGGTCGAAGGGCGGGCGATGGTGTCGTATTTCGTCATGCCGTTCGCCAAGGGAGCGCGGATCGAGATCGAGAACCAGACGGGCCGAGAGATCAGCGCCTTCTACTACTACGTGGACTATGTGGAGGTCGATGCCCTGGCCGACGACATGGGGCGGTTCTGCGCGTGGTACAATCACGAGCTGACCGAGGCCACGCCCGAAGGGGAGACCGAATGGGGCGTGACCGGCCCGCAGCCGAAGAACCTCGATGGAAAGGACAACTACCTGTTTGCCGACATCAAGGGCAAGGGGCACTTCGTCGGCGTCAACTACTACGTCCACTGCCCGACCCCGATGTGGTACGGCGAGGGCGACGACATGATCTTCATTGACGGCGACAAGATGCCCACGTTGCACGG
This region includes:
- a CDS encoding Nramp family divalent metal transporter — its product is MAQDDTQASDLNVPIAPRGLGILLVVGPSMVWAAEYIGSGEVVIATRTGAILGTAVLWAVVLGVFLKFWIGVAGARYTVCTGEGMVDMFDRMPGPRHWVVWIVLVVQLFCAVMSTGALATAAGTFLHSLVPCIDMRLCGLAAILFAVAIAWSGTFDVLKIVMSLFVLVIVIGAMYIAYHVFPSFAELAAGLTGTLPAVPEWASATEGVGDSTWQEILPVLGWGAGGFASQVWYTYWVIGAGYGATAGRGYGKSADLTHLRAMPRRTAQCIKGWCRTLYVDSTIAMVLGILVTGAFLVAGAGILGVERMVPQNDNMAEVLSEVFARRWDKAGGFVFKLCGAVAMVSTLMGQLAGWPRLLADSCRICIPGFDRRLVWKRQFHLFLILFFCTSVLVVCCLGTQPISLLKVASILEGILLIALQAAAVAFGLFIVMPRMLSKEAYEVLKPGWIFAAGLLGTFAFYGYLCVTQVPQVLLDIFRMAR
- a CDS encoding glycoside hydrolase family 172 protein gives rise to the protein MSRHFTLAFVTILLVLPSSAPADVGHGSDLFGLARVQSGMRTRRVSSYDRTGGNNDRFERIQDGQTRELFNVRGAGIINHIWITIAPPPEQLSRNDIILRMYWDGNEFPSVESPIGPFFGQGWNESYPFVSLPLAVGPVEGRAMVSYFVMPFAKGARIEIENQTGREISAFYYYVDYVEVDALADDMGRFCAWYNHELTEATPEGETEWGVTGPQPKNLDGKDNYLFADIKGKGHFVGVNYYVHCPTPMWYGEGDDMIFIDGDKMPTLHGTGTEDYFNTSWCPKTLYTHPYFGYARVNNDIGWLGRTHVYRFHVSDPIYFDESLRFTIEHGHANNLTLDLASVAYWYQAPPLAKLPPAPDKETRRPKPFIGVREMHQWRHEWRKNQGNDSRLWGNER